Proteins from one Megalopta genalis isolate 19385.01 chromosome 1, iyMegGena1_principal, whole genome shotgun sequence genomic window:
- the LOC117221465 gene encoding uncharacterized protein LOC117221465 — MSVIIRLQNLAWSANALDIRQFFRGLSIPEGGVHIVGGELGDAFIAFSTDEDARQAMMHDGGKIKEMKIKLLLSSRTEMQKVIEAARQQTLSLQSFMQTAPVAVAPVVPKPGSPGDRREKEKDNDSESSKDRKDRRDRSRSRDRSRSRDRDRDRDRRDRDRGRDRRRRDRSRSRDRERDRRDRRRRRDRSRSRDRTRSRDRDTKRSSTGERRKEANDDDNNDVVCVGQFHKDKPVSGAKKSLENGIWEVPPQTQMQAAALLAPGILGAGVAAIAQDGESRAMSFSSSVIGQQSMLQPNQFPINGINGVSGLMQSHVQTLSHTVSMNSLAQNIGSPNLPSLTTGVAALNRTKESWSQGEQGRLDQARFPARTPQFGTELYSPNGSVNYRPGIRPNNPFLSKVQELEGRRNPHAFQANNAQYGFDNERQSSRSTTNSSLRFSGENKNSAGGGGGHCVEVRNMPLSATYNDVRHAFQGIYIRKDGLKLINDNHGNRVGIAYVKFSKAEGKELALSTTRYVRSSEVEVLHLDESLFDKAVDSYSPEKERDDSADDVRSSACIVLTDLPSFTKEMDIAKLFHDWKINDLFITNTKDSGNVQAYVQFARIEDAKASVNASLKIGSKPVTATAITEEKFAQAKRDHEQNSMSQTTGSDCVIMRGLPFQTIDRDILDFFSDIGIVPHRIHMLLNQSGKPAGECFCEFDTTDEALRATAKNGLPFGKNVPTIELVPRAKMLETLGMVDPQIMETQQQHFPPLQEQRPRFSGPINHLPRFGNTGFGPRCPPGLMGIPRHLLGRHPGSMDYVEGFGKPGCVLSLENVPFKADINEIIEFFGDFDVKRENVIRRYNERGMPTGDARVAFASPSEAQRALRELKHCKMRDRTIYMKLA; from the exons ATGAGCGTCATAATCAGGCTACAGAACTTGGCATGGTCCGCCAACGCTCTGGACATTCGCCAATTTTTCAGAGGGCTGAGCATACCGGAAGGAGGTGTCCACATCGTCGGCGGCGAGCTGGGCGACGCGTTTATAGCGTTCAG TACCGACGAGGATGCCCGGCAGGCGATGATGCACGACGGCGGCAAGATCAAGGAGATGAAAATCAAGCTGTTGTTGAGCTCGCGGACGGAGATGCAAAAAGTCATAGAAGCTGCTAGGCAGCAGACCCTGAGCCTGCAGTCGTTCATGCAGACAGCGCCGGTTGCAGTGGCGCCAGTGGTTCCCAAGCCTGGGTCCCCGGGCGAcagaagggagaaagagaaggacAACGACAGCGAGTCGAGCAAGGATCGCAAGGACAGACGCGACAGGTCAAGATCGAGAGACAGATCGAGGTCCCGTGACCGGGATAGGGACCGTGATCGCCGTGACAGAGACAGAGGCCGTGATCGTAGGCGTCGAGACCGAAGCAGATCCCGCGACAGGGAGCGGGACAGGAGGGACAGGCGCCGTCGTCGCGACAGATCTAGATCCCGGGATCGCACGCGATCCAGAGACAGGGACACGAAGCGCAGCTCGACGGGAGAGCGCCGGAAGGAGGCgaacgacgacgacaacaacgACGTCGTCTGCGTGGGCCAGTTTCACAAGGACAAGCCCGTTTCTGGCGCGAAGAAGTCGCTGGAGAATGGCATCTGGGAGGTTCCTCCGCAGACGCAGATGCAAGCTGCCGCCCTGTTAGCCCCTGGAATCTTGGGTGCCGGAGTCGCAGCGATCGCACAGGATGGCGAATCCCGAGCCATGAGCTTCAGCAGCTCGGTGATCGGGCAGCAATCGATGCTCCAACCGAACCAGTTCCCCATAAATGGAATAAACGGCGTGAGCGGCTTGATGCAGTCGCATGTACAGACTCTCAGCCACACTGTCAGCATGAACTCGCTCGCTCAGAATATCGGCAGCCCCAATCTGCCTAGCTTGACCACCGGCGTGGCTGCGCTGAACCGAACCAAGGAGTCGTGGAGCCAGGGCGAGCAGGGGAGACTGGACCAGGCCAGGTTCCCCGCTAGAACTCCGCAATTCGGTACGGAACTTTACAGCCCGAACGGGTCCGTGAACTACAGACCCGGGATCAGACCGAATAATCCTTTCCTCAGCAAGGTTCAGGAGCTGGAAGGCCGCCGAAATCCGCACGCGTTCCAGGCGAACAACGCTCAGTACGGTTTCGACAACGAGAGGCAAAGCAGCCGCAGCACGACCAACAGCTCTTTGAGATTCTCCGGCGAGAATAAGAACAGCgccggcggcggtggcggtcaTTGCGTGGAGGTTCGCAATATGCCGTTGAGCGCCACGTACAACGACGTTCGCCACGCTTTCCAGGGTATCTACATCAGGAAAGACGGTTTGAAGCTGATCAACGACAACCACGGGAACCGCGTCGGTATCGCCTACGTCAAATTCAGCAAGGCGGAGGGCAAGGAGTTGGCCTTGAGCACGACCAGATATGTTCGCAGCTCCGAGGTCGAAGTTCTTCATCTAGACGAGAGTCTATTCGACAAGGCGGTTGACTCTTACTCGCCGGAGAAGGAGAGGGACGACAGCGCCGATGACGTCAGATCATCCGCGTGCATAGTCTTGACCGACCTGCCTTCTTTCACCAAGGAGATGGACATCGCGAAGCTGTTCCACGACTGGAAGATCAACGACTTATTCATCACGAACACCAAGGACTCCGGTAACGTGCAGGCGTACGTGCAGTTCGCCAGAATAGAGGACGCGAAAGCTTCGGTGAACGCGTCTCTGAAGATCGGTAGCAAACCAGTCACCGCGACAGCTATTACGGAGGAGAAGTTCGCCCAGGCGAAACGCGATCACGAGCAAAACAGCATGAGCCAGACCACGGGCTCTGACTGCGTGATCATGCGCGGACTGCCCTTCCAAACTATCGATCGCGACATCCTCGACTTCTTCTCTGATATCGGTATCGTGCCTCACCGGATACACATGTTGCTCAACCAAAGTGGCAAACCCGCGGGCGAGTGTTTCTGCGAGTTTGACACCACCGACGAAGCCCTTAGGGCCACCGCGAAGAACGGGCTGCCCTTCGGCAAGAACGTGCCAACCATAGAATTGGTGCCTCGAGCGAAAATGCTGGAGACACTTGGCATGGTCGACCCGCAGATCATGGAGACCCAGCAGCAGCATTTTCCTCCACTTCAGGAACAGCGGCCGCGCTTTTCCGGTCCTATAAATCACTTGCCCCGTTTCGGCAACACCGGCTTCGGACCTAGATGTCCTCCAGGACTCATGGGCATACCGAGACACCTGCTTGGCAGACACCCCGGTTCCATGGACTACGTCGAGGGCTTCGGCAAGCCCGGCTGCGTCCTGTCTTTGGAGAACGTCCCGTTCAAGGCCGACATTAACGAGATCATCGAGTTCTTCGGTGACTTCGACGTCAAGAGAGAAAACGTGATTAGACGTTACAATGAAAGAGGCATGCCCACAGGAGACGCCAGGGTAGCGTTCGCGTCACCCAGCGAGGCCCAAAGAGCCCTCAGAGAGCTGAAACACTGCAAGATGAGGGATCGCACCATATACATGAAGCTCGCGTGA